Proteins encoded by one window of Vampirovibrionales bacterium:
- the ispD gene encoding 2-C-methyl-D-erythritol 4-phosphate cytidylyltransferase, translating into MIPSQQQANAWALIAAGGTGSRFSAESDKLFALLAGEAVLSRTLKALLAARRIEGVVIAARPQRHTAIQALLDAIASVKPVIITPGGDTRRESVLNALRALPPAATIVAVHDAARPLIRPARIDAAIESLQTRQVQGVVVAIDVSDTLKRVTSGSGVIDATVERACLWRAQTPQVFRRAALMAAHQEVPRDCAVTDDAQLLELAGIGPVIVAQGEADNVKITSPDDLRLAEALLLLDNAAVERGDSSR; encoded by the coding sequence TTGATTCCATCGCAACAGCAGGCCAACGCATGGGCGCTGATCGCCGCCGGCGGAACCGGCAGCCGGTTTTCCGCCGAAAGCGATAAACTGTTTGCCTTGCTGGCGGGCGAAGCGGTTCTGAGCCGAACGCTGAAAGCCTTGCTCGCGGCTCGTCGCATTGAGGGCGTCGTCATCGCCGCGCGGCCACAGCGGCATACGGCTATTCAGGCGTTGCTGGATGCGATCGCAAGCGTCAAGCCGGTCATCATCACCCCAGGCGGCGACACCCGGCGAGAGTCCGTTTTGAATGCGTTACGCGCCTTGCCGCCCGCAGCGACAATTGTTGCGGTGCATGACGCCGCGCGCCCGCTGATTCGCCCGGCCCGAATTGATGCGGCCATTGAATCCCTGCAAACGCGTCAGGTACAGGGCGTTGTCGTCGCAATAGACGTCAGTGACACGCTCAAACGCGTCACATCGGGCAGCGGCGTCATCGACGCCACGGTCGAGCGGGCTTGCTTATGGCGCGCGCAAACGCCTCAGGTTTTTCGTCGCGCGGCATTAATGGCCGCTCATCAGGAAGTGCCGCGCGACTGCGCCGTGACGGACGACGCCCAGTTGCTTGAATTGGCCGGCATTGGCCCGGTGATCGTGGCGCAGGGAGAGGCCGATAACGTGAAAATCACCTCGCCAGACGACTTGCGTCTGGCCGAGGCGCTGCTGCTGTTGGATAATGCGGCGGTTGAACGTGGAGATTCATCGCGATGA
- a CDS encoding acyltransferase codes for MNARPQIASQSSGALALAGSAAGHAAKNIQSLTGLRFYAAFSVFFSHMYHFGYFGVEGPARLLFAGIGHLGVSLFYVLSGFVLLIRYHDSFAEGAGLKRFYVARLARIYPAFIATGLLAIPIEFFSPYRGQMLWTLGANATLTHCLSPQTCGRLNDVGWSVGVEAAFYVLFPLLLAWLRPGWKLGASMVLVTGGVVALQMLGHGGFWASDRFFINRVPEFFCGMLAGAFFLRGKSLPGANRVIGLRVWITVLAGILALAPLWLEAFHLTPYYYLCLMLPSSLLISVLACGERQGVSLRLFTAAAIVFGGDISYSFYLLHNLLLRYLRHGSAVVFHASLADTPLWMQLGLASLALVSALIGSALLYRYVEKPGRQKLRA; via the coding sequence TTGAACGCCCGGCCGCAAATTGCATCGCAATCGTCAGGCGCGCTGGCCCTGGCGGGGTCGGCGGCGGGCCACGCGGCGAAAAACATCCAAAGCCTTACCGGGTTGCGGTTTTATGCGGCTTTTTCGGTCTTTTTCTCCCACATGTATCACTTCGGGTATTTTGGCGTTGAAGGGCCTGCCCGTCTTCTTTTTGCAGGAATAGGCCATTTAGGCGTGTCGCTGTTCTACGTGTTGAGCGGCTTTGTTTTGCTGATCCGCTATCACGATAGTTTCGCCGAAGGCGCTGGCCTCAAACGTTTCTACGTCGCGCGTCTGGCGCGGATTTATCCTGCTTTTATCGCCACGGGACTCTTAGCGATTCCTATCGAGTTTTTCTCGCCCTATCGAGGGCAAATGCTCTGGACGCTGGGCGCAAACGCGACGCTGACGCATTGTCTTTCGCCGCAGACCTGTGGTCGTCTCAATGACGTGGGCTGGAGCGTGGGCGTAGAGGCGGCTTTTTATGTTCTGTTCCCGCTGTTACTGGCATGGCTGCGTCCGGGCTGGAAACTCGGGGCGTCTATGGTCTTGGTTACGGGAGGCGTCGTCGCGCTTCAGATGCTTGGCCATGGCGGCTTCTGGGCGAGTGATCGCTTTTTTATTAATCGCGTGCCGGAGTTTTTCTGCGGGATGCTGGCAGGGGCTTTCTTCCTGCGTGGAAAATCCTTGCCCGGCGCGAATCGCGTGATCGGGTTGCGCGTATGGATTACCGTGCTGGCTGGCATTCTCGCGCTAGCTCCCCTGTGGCTGGAAGCGTTTCACCTGACGCCGTATTATTATCTATGCCTGATGCTGCCTTCTTCGTTGCTTATCAGCGTGTTGGCTTGTGGCGAGCGACAAGGCGTTTCTCTTCGTCTCTTCACTGCGGCAGCCATTGTCTTTGGCGGGGATATCAGCTACTCGTTTTACCTGCTGCATAACCTGCTATTGCGGTATTTGCGCCATGGCAGCGCCGTTGTTTTTCATGCGTCGCTTGCGGATACGCCCCTCTGGATGCAGCTGGGACTGGCCAGCCTGGCGCTTGTCAGCGCGTTAATCGGGTCTGCGCTTCTGTATCGTTACGTCGAAAAGCCCGGGCGCCAGAAACTGCGCGCGTGA
- a CDS encoding DJ-1/PfpI family protein codes for MNPPADPRQILMVIAPDGFRDEELLEPRAAFQADGFRVDTVSVKTGKASGMLGASEPITRTITDILPQRYEAIVIVGGIGAMAHLWRNADLHSLLQTMAAQGAVISAICLSPATLALAGLLQGKRATVWEMPESIAALQQGGAVYTGDPVTIDGRLVTANGPDAAADFARAILSLLALPTSA; via the coding sequence ATGAATCCCCCCGCCGATCCCCGACAAATCCTGATGGTGATCGCCCCCGACGGGTTTCGCGACGAAGAGCTGTTGGAGCCGCGCGCGGCGTTTCAGGCGGACGGTTTTCGCGTGGATACGGTCAGCGTTAAAACCGGCAAGGCCAGTGGCATGCTGGGCGCCAGCGAGCCCATTACCCGCACGATTACCGATATTCTGCCGCAGCGCTACGAGGCGATTGTCATTGTCGGCGGCATCGGCGCCATGGCGCACTTGTGGCGCAACGCCGATCTGCACAGCCTTCTACAGACCATGGCCGCGCAAGGCGCGGTGATCAGCGCTATCTGCCTGTCTCCCGCCACGCTGGCTCTGGCCGGTCTCTTGCAAGGCAAGCGCGCCACCGTGTGGGAAATGCCGGAATCCATCGCCGCTTTGCAACAGGGCGGCGCGGTTTACACCGGCGATCCGGTCACCATTGACGGACGTCTCGTGACGGCCAACGGCCCGGACGCCGCCGCAGACTTCGCCCGCGCGATTCTGTCGCTGCTGGCTCTGCCCACATCCGCCTAG
- a CDS encoding AsmA family protein, whose protein sequence is MASIGMAFKRSFGFWRIVLATALTCALLWLAARGIERLIPRFVDLDALRARIEQETPNALMTQPGWRLRLSRPVVTLTWQGARVFFSEATLLDPGAKPVARAQQAALIARYWPMLIGGTPELGRGEIETLHVDMPTRPPFKPLQKPPPEEKQPVTLQDFSLAIERMDGRLGPWAIADRYVIGRSSNMKLAHLASDRDIAVSGEAALWQTSLTGGLQRALGEGWASMVISQGEPAAKSPVSALDLRARNIDPAVAGEWLEALAIHPGITAQGRIETLSAQYRRASGFWGGQANDRIQETVSVFAQTRQPLNWRRGEDGGQAPPGALQASFRAEGRRRLSDILIRLSRRTIDGKNSKLSDALHISGEIENPKALDQPQSDLRAAKARLRVAITDFSLSTLRALPAPDAQTAQALRAIRGKLNGAIDLQGRLLDPDLKGSLRLSDVSATIPALSAQALAQDLSGQIAFNGKRVTARDLRGRLLDGALDLSGTIDRKTNALIDGALTLEGQDVSLMSGLARQLARAQGNPIPDWLQRGRYEGRLSARLRATGAASNPDWEGDAWIRQGVVRAPDAATSSGFRALASGLTGHAIFKGKTIALQSVGFRLLNAPVSLSGVISRAARGRETIAAKMTMTAMPVETLRQSALLASRLSARPPQGLQTLATLNTSGTLSGALSITGLLQNPAFSGQWTLRQVALSPGNALMGLSGLEGTLRLTSSQLTLSGIRGLWQGTRFRLDGAIDRDARNPMAFRRYQAHLTASGDIAALVSRLSTLAPGLMALRERDARGSADVDVFLGGELPQGASQPVLISPTLKSGSIRLRNASFLLTPGGSDRVSVQQADWVVDRNSVIRLRPTQAQLGDVLVSLQGVLNPNTGHYDLTLDSGPSSLRSLARINGLDHSLPLLRAASEKRPLTGEAALTANVTEAGGRATLRFEKIGGPFGESAQWGPVNGQLAMTWRNGEGVIQTVSAGLTARAREFNGEARFEGRRNARDNTITGPFTSHWQRENSALMTANAALSLGAQRLAIDAGEVDFADAGRLTFEGALEQPFNETHRHGQLSLATSTPLNLTLLGPRLGLAAGDMAGSLSGNLVAQGHNQEDAVVLGVLDLDKLSSQPLRIVEASGRVVLEGIDGHFDFSRLALPGVDIAAKGAIDDVAAFPLPLKDVAITGRQFVVAAWQTYVREVVNQRLTAGFLTPLFGPRKPTDPQAPVLFEDASVALDEAVYDNVLVNSVRARMNLASSGFFELLDAKADVAGGKLKGHLAITPLDNQFTQVTLEASGVKANALARALLNAPNQIFGDLKGVIRFTTQGATDEEMTNNVNGDASFVITDGRLPAIAKLETLLTAVNVLRGGVIGLSLNNLLRTMTPFNTNYFTELSGTLRIAQGQAYTTDLLSDGENLDLLIAGRIGLKDAQANLKVTGAMSQDVSGALGKLGKLSLRSLLRYLPGVGFLPGVKNGGILSFVPGVGYVPGFGGRPGERSRFQVKIKGSLEDTSAIHDFEWLP, encoded by the coding sequence ATGGCAAGCATAGGCATGGCCTTCAAGCGGTCCTTTGGATTTTGGCGTATCGTCCTGGCGACGGCGCTGACGTGCGCGCTTTTGTGGTTAGCGGCGCGCGGCATTGAGCGTTTAATCCCGCGTTTTGTCGACCTCGACGCGTTACGCGCGCGTATTGAGCAGGAAACGCCGAATGCGCTGATGACGCAACCCGGTTGGCGCCTGCGCTTGAGCCGGCCCGTCGTGACGCTGACGTGGCAGGGCGCTCGGGTGTTTTTCTCCGAAGCGACGCTGCTGGATCCGGGCGCCAAGCCCGTGGCCCGCGCTCAACAGGCGGCCCTCATCGCCCGGTATTGGCCGATGCTGATCGGCGGCACGCCCGAGCTGGGGCGCGGAGAAATTGAGACGCTCCATGTGGATATGCCGACGCGCCCGCCGTTTAAACCGCTTCAGAAACCGCCGCCGGAAGAGAAGCAACCGGTCACGCTCCAGGATTTTTCGCTTGCGATTGAACGTATGGATGGCCGTCTGGGCCCCTGGGCCATCGCCGATCGCTATGTGATAGGACGCAGCAGCAATATGAAGCTGGCGCATTTAGCCAGCGATCGCGACATCGCCGTCTCCGGCGAAGCGGCGCTGTGGCAGACGTCGCTGACGGGAGGACTGCAACGCGCACTGGGCGAGGGCTGGGCGTCGATGGTGATTTCCCAAGGCGAGCCCGCTGCAAAAAGTCCAGTCAGCGCGCTGGATCTACGCGCGCGCAATATCGATCCCGCTGTGGCAGGCGAATGGCTGGAGGCTCTGGCGATTCATCCCGGCATTACGGCGCAAGGCAGGATCGAAACGCTTAGCGCTCAGTATCGCCGCGCGTCCGGTTTCTGGGGAGGACAGGCAAACGACCGGATTCAGGAAACCGTCAGCGTGTTTGCGCAAACGCGCCAGCCCTTGAACTGGCGTCGCGGCGAGGACGGCGGACAAGCGCCTCCCGGCGCGTTGCAAGCGTCTTTTCGCGCAGAGGGACGACGACGGCTCTCGGATATTTTGATTCGCTTGTCCCGACGAACGATCGACGGCAAGAATTCTAAACTGTCAGACGCTTTACATATTTCAGGCGAGATTGAGAACCCGAAGGCGCTGGACCAGCCCCAGTCCGACTTGCGCGCCGCCAAAGCCCGCCTGCGCGTCGCCATTACGGATTTCTCCCTGTCGACCTTACGGGCGTTGCCCGCGCCCGACGCGCAAACCGCGCAAGCCCTGCGCGCCATTCGCGGCAAGCTCAATGGCGCCATCGACCTGCAGGGGCGATTGCTGGATCCAGACTTAAAAGGCAGCCTGCGACTCAGCGACGTGTCCGCAACGATTCCGGCGCTATCGGCTCAGGCGCTGGCGCAGGATCTCAGCGGGCAAATCGCCTTCAACGGCAAACGCGTCACCGCCCGCGACCTGCGCGGTCGACTCTTAGACGGCGCGCTGGATCTGTCCGGGACCATTGACCGTAAGACCAACGCCCTGATCGACGGCGCGCTGACGCTGGAAGGGCAGGATGTTTCGTTAATGAGCGGACTGGCGCGGCAACTGGCGCGCGCGCAGGGCAATCCTATCCCGGACTGGCTTCAGCGCGGACGTTACGAAGGCCGACTGTCGGCGCGCTTACGAGCCACAGGCGCAGCCTCAAACCCCGACTGGGAAGGAGACGCCTGGATTCGTCAAGGCGTCGTCCGCGCGCCTGACGCCGCAACATCGAGCGGATTCCGCGCACTGGCCAGCGGATTAACCGGCCATGCGATTTTTAAAGGGAAAACCATTGCGCTGCAAAGCGTTGGCTTTCGCCTGCTGAACGCGCCGGTCAGCCTGTCCGGGGTGATTTCACGAGCGGCGCGCGGACGCGAAACCATCGCGGCGAAAATGACGATGACGGCCATGCCGGTCGAAACCCTGCGTCAATCGGCGCTGCTGGCGTCCCGACTGAGCGCGCGGCCGCCGCAAGGGCTTCAGACGCTGGCAACCCTCAACACTTCGGGCACGCTCAGCGGCGCATTAAGCATCACGGGTTTATTGCAGAATCCGGCGTTCAGTGGTCAGTGGACGCTGCGCCAAGTGGCGCTTTCGCCCGGGAACGCCTTGATGGGGCTCAGCGGCCTGGAAGGAACGCTGCGCCTGACGTCTTCTCAACTGACGCTTTCCGGCATTCGCGGCCTGTGGCAGGGGACCCGCTTTCGGCTGGATGGAGCCATCGATCGCGATGCGCGCAATCCGATGGCGTTTCGGCGCTATCAGGCGCATTTAACCGCATCGGGGGATATTGCGGCCTTGGTAAGCCGTCTGTCAACGCTGGCGCCGGGGCTTATGGCGCTGCGCGAGCGCGATGCGCGCGGATCCGCCGATGTAGACGTATTTCTCGGCGGCGAGCTGCCCCAGGGGGCGTCTCAACCCGTTTTAATTTCTCCCACGCTGAAAAGCGGAAGCATTCGCCTGCGAAACGCTTCTTTTCTGCTGACGCCCGGCGGCAGCGATCGGGTTTCTGTCCAGCAAGCCGATTGGGTCGTGGATCGCAACAGCGTCATAAGGCTGCGTCCGACCCAGGCGCAGTTGGGCGATGTCCTCGTCAGCCTGCAAGGCGTGTTGAATCCCAACACAGGTCATTACGATCTGACGCTGGACAGCGGTCCCAGCAGCTTGCGATCGCTGGCGCGGATCAATGGGCTTGATCACAGCCTGCCGCTCCTGCGCGCGGCATCCGAAAAACGGCCTTTAACCGGTGAGGCTGCTTTGACAGCAAATGTGACTGAAGCAGGCGGACGCGCGACCCTTCGATTTGAGAAAATCGGCGGTCCCTTTGGGGAATCTGCGCAGTGGGGGCCGGTAAACGGGCAACTGGCAATGACATGGCGCAACGGCGAGGGAGTGATTCAGACGGTTTCCGCCGGTTTAACCGCGCGCGCGCGCGAATTCAACGGCGAGGCGCGTTTTGAAGGGCGGCGCAATGCTCGCGACAACACAATCACAGGCCCCTTTACGTCTCACTGGCAGAGGGAAAACAGCGCGCTAATGACGGCAAACGCGGCGCTGTCGCTCGGCGCGCAGCGGCTGGCCATCGATGCGGGCGAGGTGGATTTCGCGGACGCGGGCCGTCTCACGTTTGAGGGGGCTCTTGAGCAGCCGTTTAACGAGACGCATCGCCACGGGCAACTCTCTCTGGCGACCTCAACGCCCCTGAATCTGACCCTGCTAGGACCACGGCTGGGACTGGCCGCAGGCGATATGGCCGGAAGCCTGTCGGGCAATCTCGTGGCGCAAGGTCATAATCAGGAAGACGCGGTCGTGCTGGGAGTCCTTGATCTGGATAAACTCTCGTCGCAGCCGCTGCGCATCGTGGAAGCAAGCGGGCGCGTGGTACTGGAAGGCATCGACGGTCATTTTGATTTCTCCAGACTGGCGTTACCCGGCGTCGATATCGCGGCAAAAGGCGCCATTGACGACGTCGCCGCCTTCCCGCTGCCGCTCAAAGACGTCGCGATCACGGGACGGCAATTCGTCGTGGCGGCGTGGCAAACGTACGTGCGCGAAGTGGTGAATCAGCGCCTGACGGCAGGCTTTCTGACGCCATTATTCGGACCGCGCAAGCCGACGGATCCCCAGGCGCCTGTGCTGTTTGAAGACGCCAGCGTCGCCCTCGACGAAGCCGTTTACGACAACGTCCTCGTCAATAGCGTCCGGGCCCGGATGAATCTTGCCAGCTCAGGCTTTTTTGAATTACTCGACGCCAAGGCGGACGTAGCAGGCGGCAAACTTAAGGGTCATCTGGCGATCACGCCGCTGGACAATCAGTTTACCCAGGTCACGCTTGAAGCCTCCGGGGTCAAGGCCAATGCGTTGGCGCGCGCCTTGTTAAACGCGCCCAACCAGATTTTCGGCGACCTGAAAGGCGTGATTCGCTTTACCACGCAAGGCGCAACCGATGAAGAAATGACCAATAACGTCAACGGCGACGCGTCTTTTGTCATCACAGACGGTCGTTTGCCTGCTATTGCCAAGCTCGAGACGTTGCTGACAGCCGTCAACGTCTTGCGCGGCGGCGTGATTGGCCTGAGTTTAAATAATCTGCTCCGTACGATGACCCCGTTTAACACCAATTATTTTACTGAGCTGTCGGGCACGTTGCGCATCGCCCAAGGGCAGGCTTACACCACTGATTTGCTTTCAGACGGCGAAAATCTGGATCTGCTGATTGCTGGCCGCATTGGCCTGAAAGACGCGCAGGCGAACCTGAAGGTAACCGGCGCCATGAGCCAGGATGTCAGCGGCGCGCTTGGCAAACTGGGCAAACTCAGTCTGCGCAGCCTCCTGCGTTACCTGCCAGGCGTCGGCTTCCTGCCGGGCGTGAAAAACGGCGGCATTCTATCCTTTGTGCCGGGCGTCGGCTATGTGCCCGGCTTTGGCGGGCGGCCCGGCGAGCGCTCGCGATTCCAAGTCAAAATCAAGGGCTCGCTGGAAGATACCAGCGCCATCCACGATTTTGAATGGCTGCCGTAA
- a CDS encoding twin-arginine translocation signal domain-containing protein — protein MTFPIDETALEAPLSRRKFLKWSALAGAGALASSSFIGRALGRGTPAARPSTGVLATSAAMFSLAEKPFDHLKAGLEGFSAAQLEQHLGLYRNYVAQVAKSAARLDELQAAAQWDAMRDVFLKQSYAINGALLHDWYFSALGGSQRAPGPLASERITRDFGDFARFEASLKAAGAAMRGWVVTGVSLSDGKLRHYGMDAHDVGVPLGVFPILALDVYEHAYMIDFGTRRASYLDAFWRNLDWAVIESRLRAAAAQR, from the coding sequence ATGACGTTTCCGATCGATGAAACCGCTCTGGAGGCCCCGCTTTCACGGCGAAAATTCCTGAAATGGTCGGCTCTCGCCGGCGCCGGCGCGCTGGCCTCGTCTTCGTTTATTGGCAGGGCCCTGGGACGCGGGACGCCTGCCGCGCGTCCCAGCACCGGCGTTTTGGCCACGTCGGCCGCCATGTTCTCGCTTGCAGAAAAGCCGTTTGATCACCTCAAGGCAGGCCTGGAAGGGTTTTCGGCGGCGCAACTGGAGCAGCATCTGGGGCTTTACCGCAATTATGTCGCCCAAGTTGCCAAAAGCGCCGCGCGGCTCGATGAGTTGCAGGCTGCCGCGCAATGGGACGCCATGCGCGATGTTTTTCTCAAGCAGAGCTACGCCATTAACGGCGCCTTGCTGCACGACTGGTATTTCAGCGCGTTGGGCGGCTCGCAGCGTGCGCCCGGCCCGTTGGCGAGCGAACGCATTACCCGCGATTTCGGAGATTTCGCCCGCTTTGAAGCATCCCTCAAAGCCGCTGGCGCCGCGATGCGGGGCTGGGTGGTCACCGGCGTCAGTCTGTCCGATGGCAAACTGCGCCATTACGGTATGGATGCGCACGACGTGGGCGTTCCGCTGGGGGTGTTTCCCATTCTGGCGCTGGACGTGTATGAGCACGCCTACATGATCGATTTCGGTACGCGGCGCGCGTCCTATCTCGACGCATTCTGGCGCAATCTCGACTGGGCAGTGATAGAATCTCGCCTGCGCGCGGCAGCGGCTCAGCGTTAG
- the ruvA gene encoding Holliday junction branch migration protein RuvA gives MIVCLNGVLLEAVESPQGASVVVDVNGVGYAAQTTSRVVRQCPAAGERVFLYTAMIVREDAMSLVGFLRRDERDLFNILQSASGVGVRVALSLLGDIGVSDIAQAVIAEDHRPLTAAKGVGPKLAQKMTLELKEKMRLWREIAPITHPGEAMGVGRLPDTEACRDAQAVLLSLGYDGEEIRRSLNAIYEASEGHAAPSSSEALLRDALRWLARA, from the coding sequence ATGATTGTCTGCCTGAACGGCGTATTGCTGGAAGCTGTGGAAAGCCCGCAAGGGGCCTCAGTGGTGGTGGACGTCAACGGCGTCGGGTACGCTGCGCAGACGACGTCTCGCGTCGTGCGCCAATGCCCGGCGGCGGGCGAGCGCGTGTTTCTGTATACCGCCATGATCGTACGTGAAGACGCCATGTCGCTGGTCGGATTTTTACGGCGCGATGAGCGCGATCTGTTTAATATCCTGCAATCTGCTAGCGGCGTGGGCGTTCGCGTGGCGCTCTCATTGCTCGGAGATATCGGCGTCAGCGACATTGCTCAGGCGGTCATTGCCGAAGATCACCGTCCGCTGACCGCCGCCAAAGGCGTAGGACCCAAGCTCGCGCAAAAAATGACGTTAGAGCTAAAAGAAAAAATGCGTCTCTGGCGCGAGATTGCGCCGATAACGCATCCTGGGGAAGCTATGGGGGTGGGCCGTTTGCCCGACACCGAGGCGTGTCGCGACGCACAAGCCGTCTTGCTGTCGTTGGGATACGACGGCGAAGAAATTCGGCGCAGCCTGAACGCCATTTATGAAGCCTCTGAAGGGCACGCCGCGCCGAGCTCGTCTGAAGCCTTGCTACGAGACGCGCTGCGTTGGCTGGCGCGCGCCTGA
- a CDS encoding glycosyltransferase family 2 protein, with protein sequence MKAERISILIPVYNEAGFLEQMLARVRAVDFCGLTPEIILVDDGSQDGTRDLLKRLQEQFPDLRALFHARNMGKGAALRTALHYATGDIIVIQDADLEYDPADYPDLVRLILDDRADVVYGTRLASGKPVRAFNFLHLLGNRFLTLVTNLLYNTTLTDMETCYKAFRSDVIKTIQIRSNRFDFEPEVTAKVLKQKYHLFEAPISYYGRDFHEGKKITWRDGIWALWALVKYRFVN encoded by the coding sequence ATGAAAGCGGAACGCATCAGCATTTTGATACCGGTATACAACGAGGCCGGCTTTCTCGAACAGATGCTGGCGCGGGTGCGCGCGGTAGATTTCTGCGGTCTCACGCCCGAAATTATTCTGGTGGACGATGGCTCGCAAGACGGCACGCGCGATCTGCTCAAGCGCCTGCAAGAGCAATTCCCGGATCTGCGGGCGCTGTTTCATGCCCGTAACATGGGTAAGGGCGCGGCCCTGCGCACGGCCCTGCATTATGCCACCGGCGATATTATCGTCATTCAGGATGCGGATCTCGAATACGACCCGGCGGATTATCCCGATCTGGTCCGCCTCATTCTCGACGACCGCGCCGATGTGGTCTACGGCACGCGGCTGGCGAGCGGCAAACCGGTGCGGGCTTTTAACTTCCTGCACTTGCTGGGCAATCGTTTTCTGACGCTGGTGACCAATCTGCTGTACAACACCACGCTGACCGATATGGAAACCTGCTATAAGGCGTTTCGCTCCGACGTCATCAAGACCATTCAGATCCGATCCAATCGCTTCGACTTTGAGCCGGAAGTCACCGCCAAGGTTCTCAAACAAAAATACCATCTCTTCGAGGCGCCAATTTCCTACTATGGACGTGATTTCCATGAAGGAAAAAAGATCACCTGGCGAGATGGCATTTGGGCGTTGTGGGCGCTGGTAAAGTATCGATTCGTCAACTAA
- a CDS encoding aspartate kinase, with amino-acid sequence MSLIVQKFGGSSVADVDKIRRVARIVADAYDQGDQVVAVVSAMGKTTDGLVALASQVMEHPCGRDYDALLATGEMVTTALLAVTLNAMGYKAVGLNGGQAGIRTEDLFNRARIVEIETGEMRRLLDDGVIVIVTGFQGIDSAGNITTLGRGGSDTSAVALAGALNADRCDIYTDVRGVFSTDPRIVPHAVKQDRMAYVEMLELARVGAKVLHPRSVETARKFNVKLFVRSTFDLDDPGTMVLGVDPMELERPVAGIACDENQARLALTGVPDRPGVAADVFGKLAARNVSVDMIIQSLPSHDGPGGEHTNDIAFTVGVSDLPVASQTLEEVKAQLGARAVLTDPDVAKVSIVGAGMVDRPGIAADMFKSLAAASINIKMITTSEIKISCLVAKSDAKRAVQEIHHIFFPQSEASAEVLVNQKLGY; translated from the coding sequence ATGTCCCTCATCGTCCAGAAATTTGGCGGCAGTTCAGTCGCCGACGTTGACAAGATCCGTCGCGTGGCGCGCATTGTCGCGGACGCTTACGATCAAGGCGATCAGGTAGTCGCCGTGGTCTCTGCGATGGGCAAGACCACCGACGGGCTGGTTGCGCTGGCGTCTCAGGTCATGGAGCATCCGTGCGGGCGCGATTACGATGCGCTGCTGGCGACCGGCGAGATGGTGACCACAGCCCTTCTGGCGGTGACCCTTAACGCGATGGGCTACAAGGCGGTCGGCCTCAATGGGGGACAAGCCGGTATCCGCACCGAAGACCTGTTTAACCGCGCGCGCATTGTCGAGATCGAAACCGGGGAAATGCGACGCCTGTTGGACGACGGCGTGATTGTAATTGTGACTGGCTTTCAAGGCATTGACAGCGCGGGTAACATCACCACCCTAGGGCGCGGCGGATCGGATACGTCCGCAGTCGCCCTTGCCGGGGCGCTCAACGCTGATCGTTGCGATATTTATACCGACGTTCGCGGGGTTTTCTCGACGGATCCGCGCATTGTGCCTCACGCCGTCAAGCAGGATCGCATGGCCTATGTCGAAATGCTCGAGCTGGCGCGCGTCGGAGCCAAAGTGCTGCATCCGCGTTCGGTGGAGACGGCGCGCAAGTTTAACGTCAAACTGTTCGTACGCAGCACGTTTGACTTGGATGATCCCGGAACAATGGTGCTAGGAGTGGACCCGATGGAACTGGAACGACCTGTGGCAGGCATTGCGTGTGATGAGAATCAGGCCCGCCTGGCGCTGACCGGCGTGCCGGACCGCCCGGGCGTGGCGGCCGACGTCTTTGGCAAGCTTGCCGCGCGCAACGTCAGCGTGGATATGATTATTCAATCGCTGCCCAGCCATGATGGCCCCGGCGGCGAACATACCAACGATATTGCCTTTACAGTTGGCGTCAGTGACCTGCCGGTCGCCAGTCAGACGCTGGAAGAGGTCAAGGCGCAGCTCGGCGCGCGCGCCGTCCTGACCGATCCCGACGTGGCGAAAGTCAGCATCGTTGGCGCGGGGATGGTGGATCGGCCCGGCATTGCGGCGGATATGTTCAAGTCGTTGGCCGCTGCCAGCATTAACATCAAGATGATCACCACCAGCGAGATCAAAATCAGTTGTCTGGTCGCCAAATCTGACGCCAAGCGCGCCGTGCAGGAGATTCACCATATATTTTTCCCGCAGTCGGAAGCCTCGGCCGAAGTGCTGGTCAATCAGAAGCTGGGATACTAA